From Streptomyces sp. CMB-StM0423, a single genomic window includes:
- a CDS encoding DUF4240 domain-containing protein — MEESEFWELIDAARETAEGDPAEQADLLVDRLTGLEPDAVTDFACHFESRMNRAYRMDLWGAAWVLLDGVSDDAFDSFRGWLVGQGRTVFEGALHEPDDLADLLEDFDEETDGEGEDLAYVADEAYERLTGLKLPELGLPEGPAEPVGEAIDFEDAGVLARRYPKLWALYRED; from the coding sequence ATGGAGGAGTCGGAGTTCTGGGAGCTGATCGACGCCGCCCGCGAGACCGCCGAGGGCGACCCCGCGGAGCAGGCCGACCTGCTCGTGGACCGGCTGACCGGCCTCGAACCGGACGCCGTGACCGACTTCGCCTGCCACTTCGAGTCGCGGATGAACCGCGCGTACCGCATGGACCTGTGGGGCGCCGCGTGGGTGCTGCTCGACGGGGTCAGCGACGACGCCTTCGACTCCTTCCGCGGCTGGCTCGTCGGCCAGGGCCGGACGGTCTTCGAGGGGGCGCTGCACGAGCCGGACGACCTCGCGGACCTGCTGGAGGACTTCGACGAGGAGACGGACGGGGAGGGGGAGGACCTGGCGTACGTGGCGGACGAGGCGTACGAGCGGCTGACCGGGCTGAAGCTGCCGGAGCTGGGGCTGCCCGAGGGGCCGGCGGAGCCGGTGGGAGAGGCGATCGACTTCGAGGACGCCGGGGTGCTGGCGCGGCGGTACCCGAAGCTGTGGGCGCTGTACCGGGAGGACTGA
- a CDS encoding DUF4191 domain-containing protein → MASSEPTPENTGRLKQIALTYKMTRRADPKVGLIVAGVGILVLGAALGIGFLIGHPIYLGIVGFLLALLGMAIVFGRRAEAAAFGQMEGQPGAAAAVLDNMKRGWTVTPAVSMTRQQDVVHRAVGKAGIVLVGEGNPNRLKGLLAAEKKKMNRVVADVPVHDIVVGNDEGQVPLKKLRATLVKLPRVLQGPQVTQVNDRLKALGDLMSNMPIPKGPMPKGMRMPKGGGKLR, encoded by the coding sequence ATGGCCAGCAGTGAACCCACACCCGAGAACACCGGGCGTCTGAAGCAGATCGCCCTCACGTACAAGATGACCAGGCGGGCCGACCCCAAGGTCGGTCTGATCGTCGCGGGCGTGGGCATCCTGGTCCTCGGCGCCGCCCTGGGCATCGGCTTCCTCATCGGGCACCCGATCTACCTGGGCATCGTCGGTTTCCTGCTCGCGCTGCTCGGCATGGCGATCGTCTTCGGCCGGCGCGCGGAGGCGGCGGCGTTCGGGCAGATGGAGGGCCAGCCGGGCGCGGCCGCGGCGGTGCTGGACAACATGAAGCGGGGCTGGACCGTCACCCCCGCGGTGTCGATGACGCGGCAGCAGGACGTCGTGCACCGGGCCGTGGGCAAGGCGGGCATCGTCCTGGTCGGCGAGGGCAACCCGAACCGGCTGAAGGGCCTGCTGGCGGCCGAGAAGAAGAAGATGAACCGGGTGGTCGCGGACGTGCCGGTCCACGACATCGTCGTCGGCAACGACGAGGGCCAGGTGCCGCTGAAGAAGCTGCGGGCCACGCTGGTGAAGCTGCCGCGGGTGCTGCAGGGCCCCCAGGTCACGCAGGTCAACGACCGGCTGAAGGCGCTGGGCGACCTGATGAGCAACATGCCGATCCCGAAGGGGCCGATGCCGAAGGGCATGCGGATGCCGAAGGGCGGCGGCAAGCTGCGCTGA
- a CDS encoding SDR family oxidoreductase yields the protein MSEEQNRDKPVPHTADKPLRGKVALVAGATRGAGRAIAVGLGALGATVYATGRTTRQHVSEVGRTTETIEGTAELATAAGGEGVAVRVDHLEADQVRDLVARIERDHGRLDVLVNDVWGGEHLVEFGKKMWEVDLDRGLRMMELGVKTHIITSHCALPLLLRTGGGLVVEITDGTAEANKPYREMFFYDLTKNAPIRMAFGLSHELKDAGATALSLTPGFLRSEQMLDHFGVAEENWRDAIAKDKHFALSETPALVGRAVAALAADPDKARWNGQSLYSGQVAKEYGFTDTDGTVPDSWPYFRKAMAGEDPGDPESYRLRP from the coding sequence ATGAGCGAAGAGCAGAACCGAGACAAGCCCGTACCCCACACCGCGGACAAGCCCCTGCGCGGGAAGGTCGCCCTGGTCGCGGGCGCCACGCGGGGCGCGGGCCGGGCCATCGCCGTGGGCCTGGGCGCGCTGGGCGCCACCGTGTACGCCACCGGCCGTACGACCCGGCAGCACGTCAGCGAGGTCGGCCGCACCACCGAGACCATCGAGGGGACCGCCGAGCTGGCCACCGCGGCCGGCGGCGAGGGCGTCGCGGTCCGCGTCGACCACCTCGAAGCCGATCAGGTACGGGACCTGGTCGCCCGCATCGAGCGCGACCACGGCCGGCTCGACGTGCTGGTGAACGACGTCTGGGGCGGGGAGCACCTCGTCGAGTTCGGCAAGAAGATGTGGGAGGTCGACCTCGACCGCGGCCTCAGGATGATGGAACTCGGGGTCAAGACCCACATCATCACCAGCCACTGCGCGCTGCCGCTGCTGCTGCGCACCGGCGGCGGGCTGGTGGTCGAGATCACCGACGGCACCGCGGAGGCCAACAAGCCGTACCGCGAGATGTTCTTCTACGACCTGACCAAGAACGCCCCGATCCGGATGGCCTTCGGCCTCAGCCACGAGCTGAAGGACGCCGGCGCCACCGCCCTCTCCCTCACCCCCGGCTTCCTGCGCTCCGAGCAGATGCTCGACCACTTCGGTGTGGCCGAGGAGAACTGGCGCGACGCGATCGCCAAGGACAAGCACTTCGCGCTCTCCGAGACCCCCGCCCTCGTCGGCCGCGCGGTGGCGGCGCTGGCGGCGGACCCGGACAAGGCGCGGTGGAACGGGCAGTCGCTCTACAGCGGGCAGGTCGCCAAGGAGTACGGGTTCACGGACACCGACGGCACCGTGCCGGACAGCTGGCCGTACTTCCGTAAGGCCATGGCCGGCGAGGACCCCGGCGACCCGGAGAGCTACCGGCTCCGGCCGTAG
- a CDS encoding GNAT family N-acetyltransferase, with the protein MTDVHGGGAVGGGELRIRPAMAADGDLLRELDTRTWSHLHAVTAPPDTGAPFFDERHNPDDYLVAELPGANPAAPAPARVVGYICVVPPTSLAVNGHVRQIQGLVVAPEVRGAGVARALLRAGAEHARAAGARRLTLRVLGHNAPARRLYESEGFAVEGVLPEEFLLDGTYADDVLMGRTLL; encoded by the coding sequence ATGACTGACGTGCACGGCGGCGGGGCGGTCGGTGGCGGCGAGCTGCGGATACGTCCCGCGATGGCCGCCGACGGGGATCTGCTCCGCGAGCTGGACACCCGGACCTGGTCGCACCTGCACGCGGTGACCGCGCCGCCCGACACCGGCGCACCGTTCTTCGACGAGCGCCACAACCCCGACGACTACCTCGTCGCCGAACTGCCCGGCGCGAACCCCGCCGCCCCCGCCCCCGCCCGCGTCGTCGGCTACATCTGCGTCGTCCCCCCGACGTCCCTGGCGGTTAACGGGCACGTACGCCAGATCCAGGGCCTCGTCGTCGCCCCCGAGGTCCGCGGCGCCGGCGTCGCGCGGGCCCTGCTGCGGGCGGGCGCGGAGCACGCCCGCGCGGCCGGTGCGCGGCGGCTGACGCTGCGCGTGCTGGGGCACAACGCACCCGCGCGGCGGCTGTACGAGTCGGAGGGTTTCGCGGTGGAGGGGGTGCTGCCGGAGGAGTTCCTGCTGGACGGCACGTACGCGGACGACGTCCTTATGGGGCGCACGCTCCTCTGA
- a CDS encoding TIGR01777 family oxidoreductase — protein MRIAVSGSSGLIGSALVGSLRTDRHDVLRLVRREASAPDEVRWDPGKGYVDAGRLDGCDAVVHLAGAGIADRRWTESYKRVLRDSRVLGTAAVADAVASLDRPPSVFVCGTAIGYYGDTGDRRVDETAPPGRGFLADLCQEWEAATNAAEEAGIRTVHARTGLVVSRKGGAWGRLFPIFRAGLGGRLGNGRQYWSFISLHDHIAALHHLIDTESLAGPVNLTGPEPLTNREVTAAMGRVLHRPTPFPVPAAALRAALGGFAEDVIGSQRVVPRKLLDSGFAFAFPGIEEALRAALRG, from the coding sequence ATGCGCATCGCGGTCTCCGGCTCTTCCGGACTCATCGGCTCCGCCCTCGTCGGCTCGCTGCGGACCGACCGGCACGACGTCCTGCGGCTGGTGCGGCGGGAGGCGAGCGCGCCGGACGAGGTGCGGTGGGATCCCGGGAAGGGGTACGTCGACGCCGGCCGGCTCGACGGCTGCGACGCCGTCGTGCACCTCGCCGGCGCCGGCATCGCCGACCGGCGCTGGACCGAGAGCTACAAGCGGGTGCTGCGCGACAGCCGGGTGCTGGGCACCGCTGCCGTCGCCGACGCCGTCGCCTCCCTCGACCGGCCGCCGTCCGTCTTCGTCTGCGGCACCGCGATCGGCTACTACGGCGACACCGGCGACCGCCGCGTCGACGAGACCGCACCGCCGGGGCGGGGCTTCCTCGCCGACCTGTGCCAGGAGTGGGAGGCGGCGACGAACGCGGCGGAGGAGGCGGGGATCCGTACCGTCCACGCCCGTACGGGCCTGGTGGTCTCCCGCAAGGGCGGGGCGTGGGGGCGGCTGTTCCCGATCTTCCGTGCGGGTCTCGGCGGGCGGCTCGGCAACGGGCGGCAGTACTGGAGCTTCATCTCCCTGCACGACCACATCGCGGCGCTGCACCACCTCATCGACACGGAGTCCCTTGCCGGGCCGGTGAACCTCACGGGCCCGGAGCCGCTGACCAACCGCGAGGTGACGGCGGCGATGGGGCGGGTGCTGCACCGGCCGACACCGTTCCCGGTGCCGGCGGCCGCGCTGCGGGCGGCGCTGGGCGGGTTCGCGGAGGACGTGATCGGCAGCCAGCGGGTGGTGCCGCGGAAGCTGCTCGACTCGGGGTTCGCGTTCGCGTTCCCGGGGATCGAGGAGGCGCTGCGGGCGGCGCTGCGGGGCTGA
- the lipB gene encoding lipoyl(octanoyl) transferase LipB codes for MGELRFVHLGFGENAVEYLEAWQEQRRVHAARFAEEIPDTCLLLEHPPVYTAGRRTAEDERPLDGTPVVDVDRGGKITWHGPGQLVGYPILKLPRPVDVVAHVRRLEEALIRACADFGLATTRVEGRSGVWVLGDPVEQRAELGGLALDFDPRLSDEEYDPRLAGPEYAPSNAGQRREDRKLAAIGIRVAKGVTMHGFSLNCNPDNTWFDRIVPCGIRDAGVASLSGELGRDVPVSEVLPVVEKHLREILETAEPLPRAV; via the coding sequence GTGGGCGAGCTGCGCTTCGTTCACCTGGGGTTCGGCGAGAACGCCGTGGAGTACCTGGAGGCTTGGCAGGAGCAACGGCGCGTGCACGCCGCCCGCTTCGCCGAGGAGATCCCCGACACCTGTCTGCTGCTGGAGCACCCGCCGGTCTACACCGCGGGCCGCCGCACGGCCGAGGACGAGCGCCCGCTCGACGGCACCCCCGTGGTGGACGTCGACCGCGGCGGGAAGATCACCTGGCACGGTCCGGGACAGCTCGTCGGCTACCCGATCCTGAAGCTGCCGCGCCCCGTGGACGTCGTCGCGCACGTACGCCGGCTGGAGGAGGCCCTGATCCGCGCCTGCGCCGACTTCGGCCTGGCGACCACCCGGGTCGAGGGCCGCAGCGGCGTCTGGGTGCTGGGCGACCCCGTCGAGCAGCGCGCGGAGCTGGGCGGGCTGGCGCTTGACTTCGACCCCCGCCTCTCGGACGAGGAGTACGACCCGCGCCTTGCCGGTCCCGAGTACGCGCCGTCCAACGCCGGCCAGCGCCGCGAGGACCGCAAGCTGGCCGCGATCGGCATCCGCGTCGCCAAGGGCGTGACCATGCACGGCTTCTCGCTGAACTGCAACCCGGACAACACCTGGTTCGACCGGATCGTGCCGTGCGGCATCCGCGACGCGGGTGTGGCCTCGCTCTCCGGGGAGCTGGGAAGAGACGTACCGGTGTCGGAGGTTCTCCCTGTCGTGGAGAAGCATCTGCGCGAGATCCTGGAGACGGCAGAGCCGCTCCCCCGCGCGGTCTGA
- a CDS encoding NAD(P)/FAD-dependent oxidoreductase — MPHAAGSTDPVDVVVVGAGLAGLSAAQHLVGAGLDVTVLEADEQVGGRMTTDHVDGFRLDRSLQLLNTSYPELRRLPGLAEVPLCPLDGDVVVCAGGRRQRIGGSRSTGGAFTRASAFASAARAPRGAVIDQAWLSTALARLASVPTGRLLARPERRAADALAARGLPPRMAAGFLRPLLVALLNDPALTTSSRSADLALRAFARGRLCLPAGGAGTVPRKLAAALPRGTVRTGVRAVSVSTTAVRTEGHGVLRCRSVLVATGARAAAGLLPGLRLPGFHPVTVLHHSAPVESVPGGDGPAVGEDGADGVPAGAGEARQTGVRGPVPGGGRQAALLVDAEGARGPVSHTAVVSGADTSRAPRGRALVSSVVLGEDAGRPARVLDKSARRQLSELYGTSAFDWELVGAHHDPEAIPAMPAPHDLRRPVRVLCGLYVCGDHRDTSSPQGALRSGRRAARALLRDFGLTPATTTTAIPAVA, encoded by the coding sequence GTGCCCCATGCCGCAGGAAGCACGGACCCCGTCGACGTCGTCGTCGTAGGCGCAGGACTCGCCGGTCTCTCCGCGGCCCAGCACCTGGTCGGAGCGGGCCTCGACGTGACCGTGCTGGAGGCGGACGAGCAGGTCGGCGGGCGGATGACCACCGACCACGTCGACGGATTCCGGCTGGACCGCTCGCTGCAGTTGCTCAACACCTCGTACCCGGAACTGCGTCGCCTGCCGGGGCTCGCGGAGGTGCCGCTGTGCCCGCTCGACGGGGACGTGGTGGTCTGCGCGGGCGGGCGGCGGCAGCGTATCGGCGGATCGAGGAGCACGGGGGGCGCGTTCACGAGGGCGAGCGCGTTCGCCAGCGCCGCGCGTGCGCCCCGGGGCGCCGTCATCGACCAGGCGTGGCTCTCCACGGCGCTGGCCCGGCTGGCGAGCGTACCCACGGGGCGGCTGCTGGCCCGGCCGGAGCGGCGGGCCGCGGACGCGCTGGCGGCGCGCGGGCTGCCGCCGCGGATGGCGGCGGGATTCCTGCGGCCGCTGCTGGTGGCGCTGCTCAACGACCCGGCGCTGACCACGTCGAGCCGCTCGGCGGACCTGGCGCTGCGGGCGTTCGCGCGGGGGCGGCTCTGCCTGCCTGCCGGCGGGGCGGGGACGGTGCCGCGGAAGCTGGCGGCTGCGCTGCCACGCGGGACGGTGCGGACGGGGGTGCGGGCGGTGTCGGTGTCGACGACCGCGGTGCGGACGGAGGGGCACGGGGTGCTGCGGTGCCGGTCGGTGCTGGTCGCCACGGGCGCGCGGGCGGCGGCGGGGCTGCTGCCGGGGCTGCGGCTGCCGGGGTTCCACCCGGTGACGGTGCTGCACCACAGCGCCCCGGTGGAGTCGGTGCCGGGCGGGGACGGGCCGGCGGTGGGCGAGGACGGGGCGGACGGTGTGCCGGCGGGTGCCGGCGAGGCGCGTCAAACCGGGGTACGGGGGCCGGTCCCGGGCGGCGGGCGGCAGGCGGCGCTGCTGGTGGACGCGGAGGGGGCGCGGGGTCCTGTGTCGCACACGGCGGTGGTCAGCGGCGCGGACACGTCGCGGGCGCCGCGGGGGCGGGCGCTGGTCAGTTCCGTGGTGCTGGGCGAGGACGCGGGCCGGCCGGCGCGGGTGCTGGACAAGTCGGCGCGGCGGCAGTTGAGCGAGCTGTACGGGACGTCGGCGTTCGACTGGGAGCTGGTGGGAGCGCACCACGACCCGGAGGCGATACCGGCGATGCCGGCGCCGCACGACCTGCGCCGGCCGGTACGGGTGCTGTGCGGCCTCTACGTCTGCGGCGACCACCGCGACACGAGCAGCCCCCAGGGCGCCCTGCGCTCGGGCCGCCGCGCCGCCCGAGCCCTCCTCCGCGACTTCGGCCTCACCCCGGCCACGACCACGACGGCCATCCCGGCAGTCGCCTAG
- a CDS encoding regulator, which yields MTTERPSQRPPNRQLAALISEAGFSNAGLARRVDQLGLEHGLDLRYDKTSVTRWLRGQQPRGTTPALIAEVFTRRLGRRLTAQDLGLDACAPVYAGLEFAATPTEAIDIVSGLWRKDTGSQAELRKIAFTPAGLVVPSRDWLIGRPDEKVARELQQQRGAPGSAVLPGAPGAVRVPAQGRGPGVGLGGVAVGAGVGAGPGASGGPGGMAGAGGPGGVGGAGVAAGRGDPGPGWGGPGARAPGQRVTQGDIGAMRSVAEMFRALDNAYGGGHARQALVRYLEHEVEPMLRGTYNEATGRRLFSAAADLTRLAGWTSYDIAAHGLAQRYFVQALRLAQASGDRAYGSYVLVTMSRQAVYLGHGREAVQLTRVAQQGVGGGAPPVVQALLHAAEARGHGLLGEVRACTTSLARAERALESARPGEEAPHWARFFDEAQLADEFGHCHRDLQQYRAAAQHAERSLQLRAAGFARSRVFCRLVLATARLGLGEVEQACVLGAEAAQQAAEMRSARAAEYVRDFERRLEPYRDAPPVRAYRERVAALAV from the coding sequence GTGACGACGGAACGACCTTCACAGCGGCCCCCCAACCGCCAGCTCGCGGCCCTCATCTCCGAGGCCGGGTTCTCCAACGCGGGGCTCGCCCGCAGAGTCGATCAGCTAGGGCTCGAACACGGCCTCGACTTGCGGTACGACAAGACATCGGTGACCCGGTGGCTACGCGGCCAGCAGCCGCGCGGCACGACACCGGCCCTGATCGCCGAGGTGTTCACCCGGCGGCTGGGCCGCCGGCTGACCGCGCAGGACCTCGGGCTCGACGCGTGCGCACCCGTGTACGCCGGACTTGAGTTCGCCGCGACGCCCACCGAGGCGATCGACATCGTGAGCGGGCTGTGGCGCAAGGACACGGGCAGTCAGGCGGAACTGCGGAAGATCGCGTTCACTCCTGCGGGTCTAGTTGTGCCGAGCCGGGATTGGCTCATCGGCAGGCCGGACGAGAAGGTGGCGCGGGAGCTGCAGCAGCAGCGCGGTGCGCCCGGTTCTGCGGTGTTGCCGGGGGCGCCCGGCGCGGTGCGGGTGCCGGCGCAGGGGCGCGGTCCCGGGGTGGGCCTCGGCGGTGTCGCCGTCGGTGCCGGTGTCGGCGCGGGGCCGGGTGCTTCGGGCGGGCCCGGGGGCATGGCGGGTGCGGGCGGTCCCGGAGGCGTCGGCGGTGCCGGCGTGGCCGCCGGGCGCGGCGACCCGGGGCCCGGCTGGGGCGGCCCGGGAGCGCGGGCGCCTGGCCAGCGGGTGACCCAGGGGGACATCGGGGCGATGCGGTCGGTCGCCGAGATGTTCCGGGCGCTGGACAACGCCTACGGCGGCGGGCACGCCCGGCAGGCCCTCGTGCGGTACCTGGAGCACGAGGTCGAGCCGATGCTGCGCGGCACGTACAACGAGGCGACGGGGCGGCGGCTGTTCTCCGCGGCCGCGGACCTGACGCGGCTGGCGGGCTGGACGTCGTACGACATCGCGGCCCACGGGCTGGCCCAGCGGTACTTCGTCCAGGCGCTGCGGCTGGCGCAGGCGTCGGGGGACCGGGCGTACGGCAGCTACGTGCTGGTGACGATGAGCCGCCAGGCGGTCTACCTGGGGCACGGCCGGGAGGCGGTGCAGTTGACCCGGGTCGCGCAGCAGGGCGTCGGCGGGGGCGCGCCGCCGGTGGTGCAGGCGCTGCTGCACGCCGCGGAGGCGCGCGGGCACGGGCTGCTGGGCGAGGTGCGGGCCTGCACGACGTCGCTGGCGCGGGCGGAGCGGGCGCTGGAGTCGGCGCGGCCGGGGGAGGAGGCGCCGCACTGGGCGCGCTTCTTCGACGAGGCGCAGCTCGCGGACGAGTTCGGGCACTGCCACCGGGACCTCCAGCAGTACCGGGCGGCGGCGCAGCACGCGGAGCGCTCGCTGCAGCTTCGGGCGGCGGGATTCGCGCGCAGCCGGGTCTTCTGCCGGCTGGTGCTGGCGACGGCGCGGCTGGGGCTCGGCGAGGTGGAGCAGGCGTGCGTGCTGGGCGCGGAGGCGGCGCAGCAGGCGGCGGAGATGCGGTCGGCCCGGGCGGCGGAGTACGTCCGCGACTTCGAACGCCGCCTGGAGCCGTACCGCGACGCACCTCCGGTGCGGGCGTACCGGGAGCGGGTCGCGGCCCTGGCGGTGTGA
- a CDS encoding RDD family protein: protein MDDAEKRQAIGSWLSGPRSAAEDMGVDFGYRGQRLGMPETGPGSVAPVGRRIAALVVDWLLCQLIAYGLFAGGDSRSLGLWTMVVFFVMTVLLVGTLGFTPGKRIMRIRVVAESGARLGFVGTIVRSVLLCLLIPAVVFDRDTRGLHDRVARAVEVRF from the coding sequence GTGGATGACGCGGAGAAGCGGCAAGCAATAGGTTCGTGGCTCTCCGGCCCCCGCTCGGCGGCCGAGGACATGGGCGTCGACTTCGGCTACCGGGGCCAGCGTCTCGGGATGCCCGAGACCGGGCCCGGCTCGGTCGCGCCGGTCGGCCGGCGGATCGCGGCGCTGGTCGTCGACTGGCTGCTGTGCCAGCTCATCGCCTACGGACTGTTCGCCGGCGGCGACAGCCGGTCGCTCGGGCTGTGGACCATGGTCGTCTTCTTCGTGATGACCGTACTGCTGGTCGGCACCCTCGGCTTCACGCCGGGCAAGCGGATCATGCGCATCCGCGTCGTCGCCGAGAGCGGCGCCCGGCTCGGCTTCGTCGGCACCATCGTGCGCTCCGTGCTGCTCTGCCTGCTGATCCCCGCCGTCGTCTTCGACCGCGACACCCGCGGGCTGCACGACCGGGTCGCCCGCGCCGTCGAGGTGCGGTTCTGA
- the glnA gene encoding type I glutamate--ammonia ligase produces MFQNADEVQQYIADNDVKFVDVRFCDLPGVMQHFTVPVDVFEPDGQLMFDGSSIRGFQAIHESDMALVPDLTTSRLDPFRKDKTLNINFFIHDPITGEQYSRDPRNVAKKAEAYLASSGIADTAYFGPEAEFYVFDDVRFETKANAGYYHIDSEAGAWNTGAVEDGGNRGYKVRYKGGYFPAPPVDHFADLRAEISLELAASGLKVERQHHEVGTAGQAEINYKFNTLLAAADDLMLFKYIVKNVAWRNGKTATFMPKPIFGDNGSGMHCHQSLWTGGEPLFYDEQGYAGLSDTARYYIGGILRHAPALLAFTNPTVNSYHRLVPGFEAPVNLVYSQRNRSAAIRIPITGASAKAKRIEFRAPDSSGNPYLAFSAMLLAGLDGIKNKIEPAEPVDKDLYELAPEEHAAVPQVPTNLPAVLEALEADHEFLLQGGVFTSDLIETWVDFKRTQEIEPIQLRPHPHEFELYFDI; encoded by the coding sequence ATGTTCCAGAACGCCGACGAGGTCCAGCAGTACATCGCGGACAACGACGTGAAGTTCGTCGACGTGCGTTTCTGCGATCTGCCGGGCGTCATGCAGCACTTCACGGTGCCCGTGGACGTCTTCGAGCCCGACGGCCAGCTCATGTTCGACGGCTCGTCGATCCGTGGCTTCCAGGCCATCCACGAATCCGACATGGCGCTCGTGCCGGACCTCACCACGTCCCGCCTCGACCCGTTCCGCAAGGACAAGACGCTCAACATCAACTTCTTCATCCACGACCCGATCACCGGCGAGCAGTACAGCCGCGACCCGCGGAACGTGGCCAAAAAGGCCGAGGCGTACCTCGCCTCGTCCGGCATCGCGGACACCGCGTACTTCGGGCCGGAGGCGGAGTTCTACGTCTTCGACGACGTCCGCTTCGAGACGAAGGCGAACGCCGGGTACTACCACATCGACTCCGAGGCGGGCGCCTGGAACACCGGCGCCGTGGAGGACGGCGGCAACCGCGGCTACAAGGTCCGCTACAAGGGCGGCTACTTCCCCGCCCCGCCGGTCGACCACTTCGCCGACCTGCGCGCGGAGATCTCCCTCGAACTCGCCGCGTCGGGCCTCAAGGTCGAGCGCCAGCACCACGAGGTGGGCACCGCGGGCCAGGCGGAGATCAACTACAAGTTCAACACGCTGCTGGCCGCGGCGGACGACCTGATGCTCTTCAAGTACATCGTGAAGAACGTCGCCTGGCGCAACGGCAAGACCGCGACCTTCATGCCCAAGCCCATCTTCGGCGACAACGGCTCCGGCATGCACTGCCACCAGTCGCTCTGGACCGGCGGCGAGCCGCTCTTCTACGACGAGCAGGGCTACGCGGGCCTGTCGGACACCGCCCGCTACTACATCGGCGGCATCCTCCGCCACGCCCCGGCGCTGCTGGCCTTCACGAACCCGACGGTGAACTCGTACCACCGCCTGGTCCCCGGCTTCGAGGCCCCGGTCAACCTGGTCTACTCGCAGCGCAACCGCTCGGCGGCGATCCGCATCCCGATCACGGGCGCCAGCGCGAAGGCCAAGCGCATCGAGTTCCGCGCCCCGGACTCCTCGGGCAACCCGTACCTGGCCTTCTCCGCGATGCTGCTGGCGGGCCTGGACGGCATCAAGAACAAGATCGAGCCCGCCGAGCCGGTCGACAAGGACCTCTACGAACTGGCCCCCGAGGAGCACGCCGCGGTCCCCCAGGTCCCGACGAACCTCCCGGCCGTTCTGGAAGCCCTGGAAGCCGACCACGAGTTCCTCCTCCAGGGCGGCGTCTTCACGTCCGACCTGATCGAAACGTGGGTCGACTTCAAGCGCACCCAGGAGATCGAGCCGATCCAGCTCCGCCCGCACCCGCACGAGTTCGAGCTGTACTTCGACATCTAA
- the lipA gene encoding lipoyl synthase: MSAVAPDGRKLLRLEVRNSQTPIERKPEWIKTRAKMGPEYNALQKLVKDEGLHTVCQEAGCPNIFECWEDREATFLIGGGQCTRRCDFCQIDTGRPDELDRDEPRRVAESVQRMELRYATITGVARDDLEDGGAWLYAETVRQIHAVAPGTGVELLIPDFNAEPEQLAEVFSSRPEVLAHNVETVPRIFKRIRPGFRYERSLEVITRAREAGLVTKSNLILGMGEERAEVSQALRDLHEAGCELITITQYLRPSPRHHPVERWVKPHEFVELQQEAEEIGYAGVMSGPLVRSSYRAGRLYKQAMERRAQPAA, encoded by the coding sequence GTGTCCGCTGTCGCACCCGACGGTCGCAAGCTGCTCCGCCTGGAAGTCCGCAACAGCCAGACCCCCATCGAGCGCAAGCCCGAGTGGATCAAGACCCGCGCGAAGATGGGGCCCGAGTACAACGCGCTGCAGAAGCTCGTCAAGGACGAGGGCCTGCACACGGTCTGCCAGGAAGCCGGCTGTCCCAACATCTTCGAGTGCTGGGAGGACCGCGAGGCGACGTTCCTGATCGGCGGCGGGCAGTGCACCCGGCGCTGCGACTTCTGCCAGATCGACACCGGCCGCCCCGACGAGCTGGACCGCGACGAGCCGCGCCGGGTCGCCGAGTCCGTCCAGCGCATGGAGCTGCGGTACGCGACGATCACCGGCGTCGCCCGCGACGACCTGGAGGACGGCGGCGCCTGGCTGTACGCGGAGACGGTGCGCCAGATCCACGCCGTCGCCCCCGGTACGGGCGTGGAGCTGCTGATCCCCGACTTCAACGCCGAGCCGGAGCAGCTCGCGGAGGTCTTCTCCTCCCGCCCCGAGGTGCTCGCGCACAACGTCGAGACCGTCCCGCGGATCTTCAAGCGCATCCGCCCCGGCTTCCGCTACGAGCGGTCGCTGGAGGTCATCACACGGGCCCGCGAGGCCGGCCTGGTGACGAAGTCGAACCTCATCCTGGGCATGGGCGAGGAGCGCGCGGAGGTCAGCCAGGCGCTGCGGGACCTGCACGAGGCGGGCTGCGAGCTGATCACCATCACGCAGTACCTGCGGCCGTCGCCGCGGCACCACCCGGTGGAGCGGTGGGTGAAGCCGCACGAGTTCGTGGAGCTGCAGCAGGAGGCCGAGGAGATCGGCTACGCGGGCGTCATGTCCGGGCCGCTGGTGCGGTCCTCGTACCGGGCGGGACGGCTGTACAAGCAGGCCATGGAGAGGCGCGCGCAGCCCGCGGCGTAA